A part of Candidatus Zixiibacteriota bacterium genomic DNA contains:
- a CDS encoding NapC/NirT family cytochrome c, with product MFARYLNFVRGVATNWWGRLGVILTTSSFLCMMVMELARLVGLVTSSYAGLVSYMLFPSLFVLGLLLIPIGWWMLKKQTGKSSKELIETEFGKECAALSFGGARLFRTISILTIVNIVFLLIVSTRMLAYMDTAEFCGKACHSVMNPEWVSYQQSPHARVACIECHVGEGAGSLIDSKLNGLWQVVSVTFDLLERPIPTPVHQLRPARETCEKCHWPDKFYGQRLKTITRYGHDSVSTQLFTTLSLKVDIGAAHERSGIHWHIAQENEVRYASVNDEREKIIWTEVRQPDGSYHRYTSTDGAAVGMDASSVRKIDCVDCHNRATHIYELPDRAIDERIHKGILDRSLPFLKREALRAISANYASREAAMEGISNHVNGYYQRNYPDLARSKMTIIDSVVTVLKGIYNRNIHPSMNIEWGTYPSHIGHVGDGGCFRCHNSNMVDEDGNAVSSDCALCHSMLSNGHEDAFQYLRPADTSSLDYQMHLYLQQEFMHSSEASGL from the coding sequence GTGTTTGCGAGATACCTCAATTTTGTACGGGGTGTAGCGACTAATTGGTGGGGACGCTTAGGCGTCATTCTCACCACCTCTTCATTCTTGTGCATGATGGTAATGGAACTGGCCCGTCTGGTTGGCCTGGTCACCAGTTCTTATGCCGGTCTGGTCAGCTATATGCTATTCCCGTCCCTGTTTGTTCTGGGATTACTGCTGATTCCGATCGGTTGGTGGATGCTCAAGAAACAGACTGGCAAATCGAGCAAGGAACTGATAGAAACTGAATTCGGAAAGGAGTGCGCCGCCCTTTCATTCGGAGGTGCGCGTCTGTTTCGAACGATCTCGATTCTGACTATCGTCAACATTGTTTTTCTGTTGATTGTCAGTACACGCATGCTCGCTTATATGGATACCGCAGAGTTCTGTGGCAAGGCCTGTCATAGCGTGATGAACCCTGAGTGGGTTAGTTATCAACAATCTCCACATGCCAGAGTGGCCTGCATTGAATGCCATGTTGGAGAAGGTGCAGGATCGCTAATTGACAGCAAACTCAATGGCCTCTGGCAGGTGGTGTCGGTGACTTTTGACTTATTGGAACGGCCGATTCCTACACCCGTGCACCAACTTCGTCCAGCTCGAGAAACCTGTGAGAAATGTCACTGGCCGGATAAGTTCTATGGCCAGCGGCTAAAGACAATTACACGCTATGGTCATGACTCAGTTTCGACACAGCTCTTTACTACACTGAGTTTGAAAGTCGATATTGGTGCTGCCCATGAACGGAGCGGAATTCACTGGCACATTGCTCAAGAGAATGAGGTGCGCTACGCTTCGGTCAATGACGAGCGTGAGAAGATCATCTGGACGGAGGTGCGGCAACCCGATGGCAGCTATCATCGTTACACTTCTACCGATGGAGCAGCGGTCGGCATGGATGCCTCTTCAGTTCGCAAAATAGATTGCGTTGATTGCCACAACCGTGCGACCCATATCTATGAGCTGCCGGACAGGGCAATCGATGAGCGGATCCACAAAGGCATACTGGATCGATCGTTGCCGTTCCTGAAACGTGAAGCGCTGCGCGCTATCTCCGCCAACTATGCGTCGAGAGAGGCCGCTATGGAAGGAATCTCGAACCATGTGAATGGCTACTATCAGCGCAATTATCCTGATCTGGCACGATCAAAGATGACGATTATTGATTCTGTAGTTACAGTTCTGAAAGGCATCTACAATCGTAATATCCACCCAAGTATGAATATTGAATGGGGTACCTACCCCAGCCATATCGGCCATGTTGGAGACGGTGGTTGTTTCCGGTGCCACAACTCGAACATGGTTGATGAGGACGGAAACGCTGTCTCATCTGATTGTGCTCTATGTCATTCTATGTTGTCCAACGGTCATGAGGATGCTTTCCAGTATTTGCGACCGGCAGATACGTCGTCGCTGGATTACCAGATGCATCTATACTTGCAGCAGGAGTTCATGCACTCTTCGGAGGCTAGTGGTCTGTAA